A single genomic interval of Carassius gibelio isolate Cgi1373 ecotype wild population from Czech Republic chromosome A22, carGib1.2-hapl.c, whole genome shotgun sequence harbors:
- the LOC127942407 gene encoding poly(rC)-binding protein 4 isoform X2, producing the protein MRLPGPQSHVRMNCEQDFGDGGMNITLTLRLLMHGKEVGSIIGKKGETVKRIREESSARINISEGSCPERIITITGATECVFRAFTMITIKLEEDLAALVANGTVTSKPPVTLRLVIPASQCGSLIGKGGSKIKEIREKTGAQVQVAGDLLPNSTERGVTISGSQDAIIQCVKLICTVILESPPKGATIPYRPSPAPGTVLLAGNQAYTVQNQYGIPHSELAKLHQLSMQQGLAPMAQPTATQVLSGIESSSHTASQELLIPNDLIGSIIGRQGTKINEIRQVSGAQIKIGSQMDSTSDRHVTITGSPISINLAQYLITSCLETAKSTAQSSSMSTPVDLNMSFTQTAPHASSSAAALAAMGGLPHAPILGAPYTLPLSSLLGIKSVPFLALSAPAATAAAPAHGTLASYTAKISSANGIKKPERQKFAPY; encoded by the exons AAAGGAGAGACTGTGAAAAGAATACGAGAGGAG AGCAGTGCACGTATCAATATCTCAGAAGGCTCGTGCCCAGAGAGAATCATCACCATCACGGGTGCCACAGAGTGTGTGTTTAGAGCCTTCACTATGATCACAATCAAACTGGAGGAG GACTTGGCTGCTCTTGTGGCAAATGGCACAGTCACCAGTAAGCCTCCAGTCACACTGCGGCTGGTTATCCCAGCCAGCCAATGCGGTTCCCTCATAGGCAAGGGCGGCTCCAAAATCAAAGAGATCAGAGAG AAAACAGGGGCTCAGGTACAGGTGGCAGGAGATCTGCTCCCTAACTCCACAGAGAGAGGCGTGACGATATCTGGCAGTCAGGACGCTATCATCCAGTGTGTCAAGCTCATCTGCACTGTAATACTGGAG tctCCTCCAAAGGGTGCTACAATTCCATACCGCCCCTCTCCAGCTCCAGGCACGGTGCTTCTTGCTGGAAATCAG GCGTATACTGTACAAAACCAATACGGCATTCCACACTCAGAG TTGGCCAAGTTGCACCAGTTGTCCATGCAGCAGGGTCTTGCCCCAATGGCTCAGCCCACAGCCACCCAAGTTCTCTCTg GCATCGAGTCCAGTTCCCATACAGCATCACAAGAACTTCTCATTCCAAATGAC ctgattggttcaaTAATCGGCAGACAGGGTACAAAAATCAACGAGATCCGCCAGGTGTCAGGAGCTCAAATCAAGATCGGCAGTCAGATGGACAGCACTAGTGACCGACACGTCACCATCACAGGCTCTCCAATCAGCATCAACTTGGCCCAGTATCTAATCACATCCTG TTTAGAGACCGCCAAATCCACTGCCCAGTCCTCCTCCATGTCGACCCCTGTAGACCTCAACATGAGCTTCACCCAGACTGCTCCCCATGCATCGTCCTCTGCCGCAGCCCTGGCAGCGATGGGCGGCCTGCCCCATGCTCCAATCTTGGGCGCCCCCTATACCCTTCCCCTCTCCAGCCTCCTGGGAATCAAATCTGTCCCCTTCCTGGCACTCTCGGCCCCGGCTGCCACAGCTGCTGCCCCTGCCCATGGCACCTTGGCCTCCTACACCGCCAAGATCTCCTCTGCCAACGGCATCAAGAAACCAGAGCGACAGAAGTTTGCACCCTACTGA
- the LOC127942407 gene encoding poly(rC)-binding protein 4 isoform X1, whose product MRLPGPQSHVRMNCEQDFGDGGMNITLTLRLLMHGKEVGSIIGKKGETVKRIREESSARINISEGSCPERIITITGATECVFRAFTMITIKLEEDLAALVANGTVTSKPPVTLRLVIPASQCGSLIGKGGSKIKEIREKTGAQVQVAGDLLPNSTERGVTISGSQDAIIQCVKLICTVILESPPKGATIPYRPSPAPGTVLLAGNQVFETSEFASHPLFSMTQGGLDLQQAYTVQNQYGIPHSELAKLHQLSMQQGLAPMAQPTATQVLSGIESSSHTASQELLIPNDLIGSIIGRQGTKINEIRQVSGAQIKIGSQMDSTSDRHVTITGSPISINLAQYLITSCLETAKSTAQSSSMSTPVDLNMSFTQTAPHASSSAAALAAMGGLPHAPILGAPYTLPLSSLLGIKSVPFLALSAPAATAAAPAHGTLASYTAKISSANGIKKPERQKFAPY is encoded by the exons AAAGGAGAGACTGTGAAAAGAATACGAGAGGAG AGCAGTGCACGTATCAATATCTCAGAAGGCTCGTGCCCAGAGAGAATCATCACCATCACGGGTGCCACAGAGTGTGTGTTTAGAGCCTTCACTATGATCACAATCAAACTGGAGGAG GACTTGGCTGCTCTTGTGGCAAATGGCACAGTCACCAGTAAGCCTCCAGTCACACTGCGGCTGGTTATCCCAGCCAGCCAATGCGGTTCCCTCATAGGCAAGGGCGGCTCCAAAATCAAAGAGATCAGAGAG AAAACAGGGGCTCAGGTACAGGTGGCAGGAGATCTGCTCCCTAACTCCACAGAGAGAGGCGTGACGATATCTGGCAGTCAGGACGCTATCATCCAGTGTGTCAAGCTCATCTGCACTGTAATACTGGAG tctCCTCCAAAGGGTGCTACAATTCCATACCGCCCCTCTCCAGCTCCAGGCACGGTGCTTCTTGCTGGAAATCAG GTTTTCGAAACATCAGAGTTTGCGTCTCACCCGCTTTTCTCAATGACTCAGGGAGGGCTGGATCTGCAGCAA GCGTATACTGTACAAAACCAATACGGCATTCCACACTCAGAG TTGGCCAAGTTGCACCAGTTGTCCATGCAGCAGGGTCTTGCCCCAATGGCTCAGCCCACAGCCACCCAAGTTCTCTCTg GCATCGAGTCCAGTTCCCATACAGCATCACAAGAACTTCTCATTCCAAATGAC ctgattggttcaaTAATCGGCAGACAGGGTACAAAAATCAACGAGATCCGCCAGGTGTCAGGAGCTCAAATCAAGATCGGCAGTCAGATGGACAGCACTAGTGACCGACACGTCACCATCACAGGCTCTCCAATCAGCATCAACTTGGCCCAGTATCTAATCACATCCTG TTTAGAGACCGCCAAATCCACTGCCCAGTCCTCCTCCATGTCGACCCCTGTAGACCTCAACATGAGCTTCACCCAGACTGCTCCCCATGCATCGTCCTCTGCCGCAGCCCTGGCAGCGATGGGCGGCCTGCCCCATGCTCCAATCTTGGGCGCCCCCTATACCCTTCCCCTCTCCAGCCTCCTGGGAATCAAATCTGTCCCCTTCCTGGCACTCTCGGCCCCGGCTGCCACAGCTGCTGCCCCTGCCCATGGCACCTTGGCCTCCTACACCGCCAAGATCTCCTCTGCCAACGGCATCAAGAAACCAGAGCGACAGAAGTTTGCACCCTACTGA